A genomic segment from Halomonas sp. TA22 encodes:
- the ruvX gene encoding Holliday junction resolvase RuvX, with protein MAGQRLILAFDFGTRRIGVAVGNEMIGRATALEPLPARDGIPDWRVITRLVEEWKPDLFVVGLPLNMDGSESEMSTRARKFGKRLYGRFGKPCEMVDERGSTREAKEIARAAGHRGNYREAGVDGLAAQLILESYFASLEGLPPR; from the coding sequence GACAGCGCCTGATCCTGGCCTTCGACTTCGGCACCCGGCGCATCGGGGTGGCGGTGGGCAACGAGATGATCGGCCGGGCCACGGCGCTGGAGCCCTTGCCGGCCCGTGACGGCATTCCCGACTGGCGGGTGATCACACGGCTGGTGGAGGAATGGAAGCCGGACCTGTTCGTGGTTGGCCTGCCGCTCAACATGGACGGCAGCGAATCGGAGATGAGCACCCGGGCGCGCAAGTTCGGCAAGCGTCTCTATGGGCGCTTCGGCAAGCCCTGCGAGATGGTCGACGAACGGGGTTCGACCCGCGAGGCCAAGGAGATCGCCCGTGCGGCCGGGCATCGGGGCAATTATCGCGAAGCGGGGGTCGATGGCCTGGCCGCGCAGCTGATTCTGGAGAGCTACTTCGCCTCGCTCGAAGGGTTGCCGCCGCGCTGA